From Ignavibacterium sp.:
TTAGTTTCATTCTTCACTTTCGAAATTACCCATTCAGCACTTCTGAATGGACAATCAATTGCCGTCATAAATGTTCTTCCCTGCAGATTAACTACAGCAACTTTTCCTTTGGAAGTTTCCCAGATAATATAACCGTTACCGTGAGTACCTTTCGGATAATTTAACGGACGAAGTGAACGAGGTTCTGTCTTTAAATATTCCTGCGAAGGATGTTTATCCCAGGTATGATTTCCGCCAGTAATAACATGCACGCCTAAGTCAAAAAGTATTTTTGCTTCTTTCTCAGTACAACCTTTCCCGTCGGCAACATTTTCTCCATTACAAATTACAAGATCAGCTTTGTATTTTTGAATAAGACCTGGTAAAAAAGTTTGTGTAATCTCGAGTCCCGGATTACCAATAATATCGCCAATAAACAGTATGTTAACAGAAGACATGATTTTCTTTTTTTTGAATATAAATATATCTAAATGTTAGTTATTTTTAAGCTGAGTAATGAAAGTTAGTTGAGTGGAAATCGCTTATGGCAGAAATAGAAATTCAAAAGACAGTTAATGAAATTGTT
This genomic window contains:
- a CDS encoding TIGR00282 family metallophosphoesterase, whose translation is MSSVNILFIGDIIGNPGLEITQTFLPGLIQKYKADLVICNGENVADGKGCTEKEAKILFDLGVHVITGGNHTWDKHPSQEYLKTEPRSLRPLNYPKGTHGNGYIIWETSKGKVAVVNLQGRTFMTAIDCPFRSAEWVISKVKNETKIIFIDFHAEATAEKMALANFLDGKVSCIVGTHTHIQTSDERIMPNGTGYITDVGMTGPYDSVIGMKTVAAINRFLYQTPQKYETAKDNVHLCGMFFKVDSETGKTLELERIFFPEFEKIANKQDAETSSSKT